A window of Methanolobus sediminis contains these coding sequences:
- a CDS encoding DMT family transporter produces MSYLYLAFAIIFEICGTTCMKLSEGLTKPLPSILIFVFYGISFISFTIALEKINVSIAYAIWAGLGVAMISLIGHFGFGEPMPPIRIAFLALIIIGVIGLHLSSSVN; encoded by the coding sequence ATGAGCTATCTTTACCTGGCATTTGCCATCATTTTTGAGATATGTGGTACAACATGCATGAAACTTTCTGAAGGCCTGACAAAGCCTCTGCCATCCATACTTATTTTTGTATTCTATGGAATAAGTTTCATATCGTTCACTATTGCCCTGGAAAAAATTAATGTCAGCATAGCCTATGCAATATGGGCAGGACTCGGTGTTGCCATGATATCCCTTATAGGTCATTTTGGATTTGGCGAACCCATGCCCCCTATCAGAATTGCATTCCTGGCTCTCATTATAATAGGCGTGATAGGGCTGCACCTGAGCAGCAGTGTAAACTGA
- a CDS encoding ABC transporter permease: MVTYDISLEGIFFSFFLLLIPVLISYYLGLKLISSTLESAVRMVLQLLFVGVFLTFVFDLNNPILNIVWVLVMVFVASHTVLKNAELKTRSLLPLLTIFMAVTNYAMLLYFNKFIIDLTDLFDARYFIPIAGMVLGNSLKANVIGMENFCSEIQRNENRYLFRLSMGAEKTEALVPYLRKSIRVALKPTIANMATIGIVFLPGMMTGQILAGASPLVAIKYQIAIMLAIYVTTMVNVLLGVLVLIYRGFDEYGMFKKEMLRNS, translated from the coding sequence ATGGTAACGTATGATATCAGTCTTGAAGGCATATTTTTTTCATTCTTCCTGCTCCTTATACCGGTTCTAATAAGCTATTATCTGGGTCTGAAGCTCATTTCATCAACTCTTGAAAGTGCAGTAAGAATGGTTCTACAACTACTCTTTGTAGGTGTTTTTCTAACTTTTGTGTTTGACCTGAATAATCCAATACTCAATATTGTGTGGGTGCTTGTCATGGTTTTTGTGGCTTCGCACACCGTTCTGAAAAATGCGGAATTGAAAACACGAAGTCTGCTGCCATTGCTTACTATTTTCATGGCAGTGACAAATTATGCTATGTTGCTCTACTTCAATAAATTCATAATAGACCTTACTGATCTTTTTGATGCAAGATATTTCATACCCATAGCTGGCATGGTGCTGGGCAATTCTCTTAAAGCCAATGTAATTGGAATGGAAAATTTCTGTAGCGAGATACAGAGGAATGAGAATAGATATCTCTTTCGCCTGTCAATGGGTGCTGAAAAGACCGAGGCACTTGTTCCTTATCTTCGTAAAAGCATCAGGGTTGCACTAAAGCCTACAATTGCAAACATGGCTACAATTGGAATAGTTTTCCTTCCTGGAATGATGACCGGTCAGATTCTTGCCGGTGCAAGCCCTCTTGTTGCAATAAAATATCAGATTGCCATCATGCTTGCAATATATGTTACAACCATGGTGAATGTACTTCTGGGTGTGCTTGTCCTGATATACAGAGGTTTTGATGAGTATGGGATGTTCAAAAAAGAAATGCTTAGGAATTCCTGA